The Kwoniella shivajii chromosome 4, complete sequence genome segment GTTGAATCTGCCGTTTTCCTCTaaaagaagatatcatttTGTCATTCATCTTATAGTACAACAGTTGTCGAAATCAGTCAGCAGTCTCAGGCTTGGACGAGCTAGCATAGTGTTTAACCAAGAACCCTAAACCAAAAGGAAGAGCTGTACCAAATAGTCAAGATGTCACATCTATTCCCATCTGATAGATCACTACTTTATCCTCAATTCGAGACATACAAATTACGACCTCTTGATACCGAAACGGATTTAGCTGTTTATCCATTACCTGGATCTGGAGCTACTCAAAGTAGATTTGGATATAGTTCCAACCATTTGAGTTTCAAAGAAGTCCGCTCGAGGATTTCATGGGATCATTTAAGTGTTGGACAAGGTGCAAGAGGTGTTTATGTGGATAAGGATTGGAATGTCATTGGATTCGTcatcaatgtgagttgagTCCTATCCTGATCCGAGTGATGCTACGTTTCGCGGTAGTATAGAACGCAGAATTGGGAGTACGAGCATTATAAAGGGGACTCAATTAATGACAAAGCTGTTTGTCAATAGGAAGACCTTTCTCCTACATTCACTAAATTAGCTTCATTACCTATACCGATATCATCAACTACGAGTACTCAGCAAAGCGAATACCCATCTGTATTACCTTTGACCCCTAGAACTTGGGGAATATCAAGTGGTTCAGGTTCATTATATATACTTGAAACTACACTACCTCATGAGTCTACATTTCAAGGAAGGTTCATAGCGAGATATGATTTGTCTTCATTCAactctacttcttctggcggccaaccatcatcatcaacctcaccatcaccttcaccatcaccatcccCATTTCTCTTACGTGcatctcatcaaatctcAGATACTCAAGTGAAGTTATTAATTGcaagatcaatcaaacctGAGCCCAGTGAGAAGgttaaaggaaaaggaattgTTCAAGCTCAATTAACTAAATTCCAATTAATCGAAATCAATTTAAACCCTACTTTGAAAAACGATATTGGtatcgatatcgatcaaGGTGAGATACAGGATGTGAATGTTGCTTGGATATTACAAAGTGGTGATTTACCTATTTATTGTAAATGGTCGAATGACGGATGGATGATATTATCTTCTGAACAATACACATCGCCTTCATCTGTCAACGATgctgatcaaggtgaagcAGAGATGGATGgggagagaaaagaaatgactTCAAAATCTGGATTAGGCAAATCGTCATTATCAGTATCACAAgaacagaatgaaaagaacAAAATGGACATCGAAGATTCAAGTATATATCCATATAAATGGACACAGGATTCAGACTCGATTAACATGATCATACCTCTTCCCAGCGGAATAAAACGTCAAGACCTAAATATAACATTCACTTCATCGACATTTTCAATCAGTCTTGATTCTTCTGCTATACCCTCAGACACCATCTCGACTCAGTTGAACAAGTTCTTATCgaaaagtcaaagatcaTTTTGGACGACAATAGAAGTAGATTCTTCATCATGGACATTTGATCCTGTTAAATCACaagttgaaattgatttAACTAAAATAGATGAAAATGTTAGATGGCCATCTATATTTTCCCCTTCCGAGAATGATTTCAATGAAAgcgaagatgaggaagaggaagatgaagatgaagatgaagttccTGAAACGTTATCTGAATCAACTTTGGCAGCAGTAAGAGAAAGTTTCAATAATATCAAAACTAGAAATGATGATACTCGAGATGAGAGGAACGAGCCAACAACGAACCATTTAGCTATGCCAGCTCTTTTaagggaagaaatggatttcgatttagatgatgatgatgatggtcaagaatatgatcaagatgatttaggtgatgGTCATAATGGAGAAGTATCAATGTCAAGTGGTTCAAGTAAAGTTGGAAAAGAAGTTTTTATAGGTTTTATTAAAGATGGTATACCGACTTTCAGTAAAAATACTACTACAGTCCTCTCAATTCCCTTATCTACCTCGTCAGCCTATTCCTTCGACAAAAGTGATGAGACTTCGgcagaagagaaggaagaatcacTAGAAGAAGGGATTATAATCAAATCTGCTGTTGATGGATTACTGTTTTCCACTAAAGGTTCACAGGGACAACGAGATATAACCAAGAAACCTTGGAAACACATATCGACAAATCCAGCTTTGGCATTTGTTCTATCCAGTAAAAGAGATTTACGATTCACAAGACATTTAACTATTAATACCAATACAAATCCCAACTCGaattctcaatctcattcacAGGATGATGTCTCACCtacatcaccatcttcaactaAAGGACAGAAAATAGATAACATGGACACTCAGACGACACTGTTAGCTTTCGATTCTGGGAGTTCAATAGGTCAGGGAAACTTATACGTCTACTATTCACCTCACAGTAAAACTGAAGCTAGACAAGGTGTCATACCTGTCAGTggtggtgataaaggtgCATTActaggtgtaggtgtagtaaaggtaaagggaaaagagagggTGGTAATACTTTGTGAAAATGCTTTGGTGGTTCTGAAGGGAGTTATCTAATcattcattttcttctttacgTCAATGACCTCAATGACAAATTTTCGAATATAATCAAATGCGATCACAACAAAACGGTCGGTGAACATGGTTTGTATGACTTCTATGCATTGCATTTGACATTTTGATTGACCCATGAGAAAAAACCCTATATAATTGATTTATACTATAATTTACTGAAACACTACATAATCGTTACACTCGTTTACTCGTCATTACCCAGATGTAAAGAATTAATGGCATCATGCAAAtcgaaatggaagaaaggagTTGATTTATCCAATAAGGGAAGTCCATTTGAACCACCtgattgtcttcttctttcgtatGTACCATCTTTGTTTAGTGAAACACCAttattgttcttctcgtTTACTAATGAAGATCTTGTAGATGAAGaaccacttccacttccacttccactcgGTTGACCAGTTTCTAAATCCGAAAGTCTATTTGTATTTAATGGGAAACCGTCTGaatctctttcagcttgaggagcaggagaagcgACGTTTTCAAGATTCTCAATTACTGCAGGGGCCACTTCTAAAGCAGTTCCAGCTCTTGCGTTACCTTGACCGAAACCACCAGCGATCAAAGCTCTTCTGATCCAAGGTGAAAGAATACCGCAGAAATGGAAATCAATCGGTGTATCTGCCCATTTCTCCACTTCTACTCTTGTGTCAATCAAATTTTGTACACCGGTAGTATCAAGATTGGCTACCGCAGTGAAATCCAGTATGACAGCTCGTAACTTGGGTTTCaaagattcttcttctagtGTAGATGCGGTAACTGTTGCTTTCGGTCCAGGATCGTTCCAAGGTCTATCACCTGCTGAGATACCAGAGAaatcttttcctcttcgtGTATGTTTCTTTACATATGCCACTATTCTGtcgttgatcaaagatgCGTTGGGGTATAAGAATGATTCTTCGAATCGGTAGATGACAACACCTGGTGGAGGAGCTTCGACGGGGATATCTTGATGTGATTCAGAGCATAAAGGTAGATAAACATCTCGAATTTGATGTCCtgcttccacttcttcagGCTTGATTCTGACTCTACCCAAGAAATGTCCTTTTGGTCTAGCGAGTCTGACGAGTAAAAGAACAATCGAAGTGGCCAATGACCAATAGATACCGGATTCGATAGTGTAGAACACTGACCATAGGACAGCTCcaacgaagatgatgtattCCAAAGGTGAGACTCTCCAGAATCCATACGAGTGTTTGGGAGAGGCGACTAAATCAGCTACGGCGTggatgatcaaagctgacagAGTGGCGTTAGGAATCCAGTAGAAAGCAGGTGCGACAGCGTATAAAGCGACGATGACGACTACACCAGTGGCGAGACCGGCTGCAGGAGTTCGGACACCTGCTTTGGATTTCAGAGCTGATCGAGAGAATGAACCGGTGGAAGGATAAGCTGAGAAAAGTGTACCGAGAGTATTGTTCACTCCAATAGCGATGAGTTCTTGGTTGGGGTTGATCTTATAACCGTTTAATCGACCGAATGATTTAGCGATTGAGATGTGCTCTAACAATAAGATGATAGTGGCGACGGGAATGTGAGGACCGATAGCAGCGATGAGATCACCGGTGATTTCAGGTCGACCCACATGCCTCAATCCTGAAGGAACAGAACCGACTAAAGCGATGAGAGGCTTCTTGACGTGATGAATGTTGATTCTCCATGATATGATAGTGtaaatgatgatggtgaaagCGTGTCGAACACAAGAAGCGAAGAATGCTGCTCTAGCATATTTGGGATATTTTCTTCCTACCCAAGCAAATCCCCATTTGATAAAGTACAATAAAGCTAAAGAAGTCACACCGAAAGCAGCATCTAATGAACTGTAAGGGAGGTTTTTCAaagtgttgatgatgactttATATGTTGAAGCTCTTGTGTCAAATCTCTTGGCTAAACCGAATACAGCAGGGAATTGACCAGCTGCAATATTGATTGCTGAACCAGTCATGAAACCTGATACAGCAGGTTGAGGAATGAACTCGACCAACCAGCCTAATCTTAATAACCCAATAGCTAAAACGACAAATCCACAGATGAAAGCTAAAGCTGTAGCGATAACAGGAGCTGAATATAGATCTCCATATTTTTCTTGGACTGATGCAATGATATTTCCTGTTTCAAGTGACATGACAGCTACCGGACCGATCGAGACATCTTTGGAAGTAGCGAAGAAAGCATAGGTGAGTACTccgatgaatgatgaataaaGACCATATTCGGGTGAGAGCAGAGCGATTTTGGCATATGAAAGTGATTGTGGTACTAAAACCATACCAACAGTGATACCACTGTTCAGCGATGTGAAAAAAAATTGTGTCAGCCGTCGTATTTCTTTTGCCCATTGGTACAAATTGTCAGAAACTCACGCTACGAGGTCACCCAATAACCATGTAAGGTTATACCTAGGTGCCCATTgcaagaaagggaagagggagaggaaaTAGCTTGTGGCCTGATGAGGTGAATATCAGTAATTGGTCCATCACCTGGTACGCAATGAGAAGCGATACTCACTGCTGATCGAGCATCTGGGGTTGAGTTCTTGGCCCAGCTAGCTACAGAGATGGTTTCAGGGGTATTCTCGGTGTAACCAAAGTAGTTTTTCACTCTAGTTTTGATATCACGACGACCTTGAATTGCCATCTTGAGTGATGAGATTGgtcttgaccttgacctaGACGGTGAGGATGAGAGTGTGggtgaaggcgaaggtgGAGGAGTGGATTCGTGAATACGAATGAAAGGCTGATTACTACTTTCTATCGTATTCGTAGTATCTATAGAtgaatttggattttgagttttagtttgagtttgatgaaTTCCTTTTCTATTCCAAATCGATCTCAACGTActtatatacctttcatACAAGATGATAAAATATTCCCAAAAAGATGtaaagagaaggaaaagaagaaaaaaaaaggCGAGTTCAAAAGGTACGATAAAGCACGTCTTCGTTAGTCCATCTCTCGAGTTGATATGATTGAGATCAGATTAGTAATTGACATGTTGGATATATCTGCTGGTGATACAAGGCGAGAGAGGAGAGACGATCCGTATGATTCAGACACCGTGAAAAGTGGTGAAAGAAAGACGTCCCAAAAAACCACATAAAACCATCGCAacaaaatgatcaagaattaTTCCAGATAATTTCATACGTCATGTCCTAATTATCTGGAATTAAAATCGATGGCATCTCCACAGATATCTTGTCAGAGTGAGTAGCCATCACAATCTTCcgatcttctcctcctctcGTACGCATCCGTATGCAGAGTAAAGACCAAGTTAGGTTGGAAAATGATAAAAACTGTAGCGATGGTGaaaatggtggaaatgggaaattaAAAAGTGCAAAGACGACTGATCACGCCATATGTTGGAATCAGGATTATACGTTGATACAACTGTAGCAGACTAAGACACGTGTTCAGggtaaaatcaaaatcatccgACACTCTGTCCGAATTTGACGGTGAATGATGTACGGTGTCATTGAATGACTACGGTGGAGGTAGACCGCTGGTTCCGCTTGCTTATTCAGATTGGTAAGCacacttcatcttcgtcctgACCGAGAGTGGTCCAAGTGGCGAAAACCATCATGCCATGATTCGCAATGCTCTGGGTAGTAAAAGTGGAATAGGGTGACCATGATCAGCTTCGCATCACGATTCATGAGCCCAAACTAATTCGATTGATGGAAAAAGAAGCGGATTTACCGTACTCCAATATGATTTGCAAATCGTGCCTGTCGATCACTCTTTATAAAAAGGGTTAGATATCACAAAAGATACCTTATGTCGCCATTACTCGCTATCAATCTTACTGGTAAAGCTGTCGATCAATCAAGCGGTGATGCAAGACCAATAGCTTATCTGGAATAGAGAACTTTACCCCGCATCGTGCGAACCTGAGCGTCACTCTGAATCGTGACTGTGATACTGGACAGGAGATTCTGCGTCAATGATCACGTCTTTCGTCGATATGATTACACCTTATACCACAAAGAGTATATACGAATGAaaagatgacattgacatgCCGTACTGAATCGAATGGTTATCTCTGTCGCCATCGCAATCTATTCGTGAAACTTAGTCCTCTAATTAGTTGATCTCTGAAGATAACCCTATTCGTTCCCGTGTCAGAGACGTTGATTGAACTGAGAGGGCAGAACTCTGCTCCATCGTTTTCACTTGTTGGAGTAGTGATAATTACGGGAGACTCAGCTCCAAATTATCAAAAGACGCCATCTATCGCTTTCATGTCGTGTCGAGTCAATTTTGCGTGATCACAATATATCTGGAATGATTGATAGGATGAACGACTTGAGCTGAGCGGACATGCCATCGAGGTAGCAATCGTTGCACaataattcatcttccccCTATGATCAGTAAACTGTCAAGATTCACATCCTAGCAGACTATGAAAGTACAACAAAACAAGGAGGAGACACCCGATAAGCAGGTAAATGTTAcatctctttgattttcttcacGGGCATCATAGGCATCATAATTTTCTTGACGACTTTACCattctttacctcttctagtggtttcttctccttgatcttcttAGACGCTGTTTTGGTCTTTGCTTCAGCAAATGATTCATGATTTTCATCGAATGAACCCCATGAACCATATACCTCAGCCCATACTTTTTTGACTCCCGTGCCAACATTTGCATGTTCCACTTgattatcatccatccatATCGCGACTCGTGGACTAGTCGATAAGATCTCCGGCGGATCTGAGATAGtcgaagaaagaatgaagtGATGTACATGATAAGTCATATTTATATGTGAGAAGATGTGTGGTATTGAAGAGATATGATTATACGTCTTGACTTCTGCTAATTCTCGCGCGGTAACCTTAATGTATTCTGTCAGTGACTTCAATGAAGCTTGAAGACAATCCTTTGGTTTGCTAGAAGTTGGAACTGGAGTTGTAGGAGGCTCGAACAATCCAGCTAATAAACCTATATCATCTCATTTCAGCTATTTTCCTTGTCACTGCGAGGAGTCCAGCTGGATGACTAACCTTTTTCAGGTCGTTTGACGAATAGCCACCTCCTTTTCCCCTCTTCGCCTTTCCACTCTAGTACCAAGACGGACTCATCTTCGACTCTCGACgttttcttctcttttcgcATAGGAAAGATGGTAACGCTTGGTATCTTTTCTGTACTTGTCGACAGAGGTATTGGAGCACATAAAGTGCACAGTCGTTCGGAAGGCTTGGGCGGAGACGATGAAAGCTAAGAGACTTACACGTCAGATACAACCAGAGCATATGTAGTGAAGATAACACTTACCTCTGCGTAAGCTTTACAGCTCGATTTGAGAGGACAAACTTGACAATCTGGTGAAAGAGGTTTACAAACTTGACTGCCTAAttccatcaaagcttgatTCCAATCGCCTGTTATACCTTTCCTCTCCTTATCTTTAGGAAGTCTTCCCACTAATTCTTCAGCAGATGTCCAGAGTGACTTGATCGTACTTGGGGCTGTTTGAGGTGCATGTAAAGCCAATAGACGAGTAAAAAGTCGATGTATATTCCCGTCAACCTACTCAGCAAAACCTCATCAGTAAATACGTACTTCCATTAGACATGAAGAGAAAACATACGATTGGAGTTCTGATCCCATATGCTATTGAACAGATAGCACCTGTATCTTCCTGTCAGCGGCATAGTCTTGACCTTTGATGTAAACTACACAGGCGTATGACTGACAAGGCATAGCAAACTTACCTGCTGTATATCGTCCAACaccatcaatctccttttccaATATTATAGGATCATCAGGCAATCTACCTTGATATTTTGTTTTCGACATGACTGTCTTTGCGCCAGCGAGCAATGAACGAGCACGTCGATAATATCCCAAACCACCTGTTTAACGAAAATTTACATCAGCTAGTAATTCATAAGAAGAAATTCGTATCGAGACCAGCTTACGCCACATAGCATTCACTTCCTGAGGAGATATTGAAAGGTTCGACATCATATCAGCGTTCCCTTCTTAGCCACGTAAAGTCTTGAAACGCATTGTTTGAACATACCTCTACATCCGCTTTCGCAAGATCAGTGATAGTGGGCCATTTCTCAATCCACCTCTCCCAATAAGCTATCACCTGTTACATTGCCATTGAGCATATTGTAATAGTGACGCCAGGTTTTATGCAAAAAGTGAACTTACTGTGTTCACCTGAGTCTGCTGTAACATAACTTCGGAAACTGTGTTCATTTCTGAGCTTTAGTACTTAAATTCAACTGAATATGAAGAACCCAGAAAGGGCTTACCCCAGATCTACCTTTGTCAGCTTAAACACCCTCATTCGCTGACTGTTTTTTACGACTCTGATAAAAACTTACCTCGTAAGCTCTTTGACCTTTTTGATCCATACTCAATTCTGGATTATATTTCTTTCTCCAGGgcattcctcttttctcccTAAACACATACACATATGCCATCTGTAAGCTCGGCAGCATGATATCTCATCTTAAAAAATATAGCTCACCTGCAATTCTCGAACCAAGTAAGTAGATCCTCTTGCACTTTAACTATCTCGTCTACCTTATGATACAATTGATCATGATCTCGTCTGATGATAGGTCCGATATCTTCGATATCTGCCaatccaatatcatcatctatatcagctttggccTTGGATCTGATATCGTTTTTTCGGGTAGGCGCAATACTTGATCGTTTACGCTTGACTGAAGTTTTCTTGATTGGGCTACCATCATCGCCTTTATTATTAGGTATAGGAACGTAATCACTTCCATCTGAATCGGGGATAGATATGATCGATGGTGATCTGGAGTGGGAAGAACTCGCTCGCATGTTTAATCGACCAAACTTCAGCGATCCTATACGGGTGTTGTGCTTGATGTTAATCGATATTTCATCAAAAATAAATAAAATCTCATATCGCTGATTGGTGAGTAGTTAGTTACTCGTAGAAAGTGAAAAACGCGTCGCgtgaaaaagtcaaaatcgaTCATCGCTCGATCGATTGCGTTATTAATTATTAatgttcttgttcttcccAAAAGTGGCCAAGCAAAATCAGGCCTCTCAGTTCAACATGCATCCTCCAGACGAATCAAATAGTTTTACGCATTTCACTATACTAAATGCATATATTCCAGCAATCTAGTACGGTGATTGGTGATTAATCGCGGCACAATATGACTAGACAACTTGAATGACAAAGACCTCGTTTTCGTACTTGGAATCTACTACAAGCACTGCATacaaaaaaagaaaacacTGATCAAATTACCAAATCTCTTAGATTCTAAATCTACTTAATATTCTGATTACCATATAGCTAAGATCCTTGTGGCAGCTGAACGTTTACCaattgatgatcttcttgtaATAAGTCTCTcctgatcttctcattctcttaCCCCAAATGACGAGGATAAGTGTCGATCCGTTGAAAACAATAGACATGATCGCTGAGGTGATACCGAAATTTCGAAGTCCCCAATCAAAGCACCACGGTGTTATAGCATAGTTCTGTTTCCGTCATTCAATGATTAGTCCGAGATCACTTATTCACGATGCCGATCGAACATTATGATGATAGAACTTACGAATCCGAATGAAACTATCATACAAATCAAGATACTTATGAGGAGGTAAGGGGCAGCATCTTGAGCTGAAGCACTTGGACTTTCAGGATTCTCAGGTTGGATCTCGTGGAAACAATCAAAAGCATATGTTACAGTGACGAGTGTCCCAAAGGCACCAACAAAGTTTACGATTCCGCATCCGATGACGAACACGATCCAATGAGCAGAATAGTATGGTCCTAATCCCATCATCAAAAGACCGATTGGCGTAGCGATTAAACAGATGATATAAAGGTTTAATTTATGTTCAGCTTCGGATATAccatgatttcttcttgcTTGTCGAAGTCCATACCAATCAACGAAATATCCTCCGAACGCAGCTCTGCGAATGCGAATTTAAGGATATCAGTCCATGGACTCCTCAGGGATCGTGAGTCCTTAACCCTACACTACTCACGCAGGGAAAGAAGCGATCAAAGACGATATGAATGTCAAACCAATTGCACTACTTGACATATTGTAAGGCTCGACAGATAGTACACCGGAAGCAAGTGCAGCAACGACTGCGGTGATAAGTGGGCCAGTGATCAGCAATATTTCAGTCggtaatgggaatgaagCTAAAGACCAAACTTACAGTTGTAATACACTTGGAAACTTCCAAAAGTAATACCACACCACCAAATAATGGGTGATCTTAGTAGAGCGAAACACTGAAATAAACATCTGCCAATGATCGCACCACATTGAGGATGAGGTTTTTCGAATTTCCAAGGTCTTGGTCCTGGCCAACTTGATATGACTCTAGGTCGAGGAGCGATTCCTTGATGTTGAACTTCATGAACACCAGCTTCGATAGCGTCGAGCTTCACATCGTTgttctcctcttctacttgTCCCTCATTTAGAGTAGCTACAGTTGGTGCTGAAGCTGCTTCCATTGCGGATCTTCGAACGTAACTGGTTTCTTCTAacaaaaagatcaaaagtaAAGCGGTAAGACCTGTCAATCCACTTGATAACCACTAAGAATAGTAATATCAACTCAGACATTCAATTTAGTGTAGAAGTAAAATACTGACCACAATGGCTTTCCAGCCCATTCCGTCGTAGATGTATCCGCTCAAAATTGGACCTAAAGCACCACCGGTGTACAATTGAAGGGCGTATAAACCCATAGGTAAACCTCGTTCGTGCATGAAGAACTAGAGAACGGTGACCATCAGCTCAGCTCATTCGATCGATTGATGCGTTCTCCCTTCAGTCACTCACCACATCAGATATGGAAACTTGGATGAGG includes the following:
- a CDS encoding A/G-specific adenine glycosylase; the encoded protein is MRASSSHSRSPSIISIPDSDGSDYVPIPNNKGDDGSPIKKTSVKRKRSSIAPTRKNDIRSKAKADIDDDIGLADIEDIGPIIRRDHDQLYHKVDEIVKVQEDLLTWFENCREKRGMPWRKKYNPELSMDQKGQRAYEIWVSEVMLQQTQVNTVIAYWERWIEKWPTITDLAKADVEEVNAMWRGLGYYRRARSLLAGAKTVMSKTKYQGRLPDDPIILEKEIDGVGRYTAGAICSIAYGIRTPIVDGNIHRLFTRLLALHAPQTAPSTIKSLWTSAEELVGRLPKDKERKGITGDWNQALMELGSQVCKPLSPDCQVCPLKSSCKAYAELSSSPPKPSERLCTLCAPIPLSTSTEKIPSVTIFPMRKEKKTSRVEDESVLVLEWKGEEGKRRWLFVKRPEKGLLAGLFEPPTTPVPTSSKPKDCLQASLKSLTEYIKVTARELAEVKTYNHISSIPHIFSHINMTYHVHHFILSSTISDPPEILSTSPRVAIWMDDNQVEHANVGTGVKKVWAEVYGSWGSFDENHESFAEAKTKTASKKIKEKKPLEEVKNGKVVKKIMMPMMPVKKIKEM